The genomic region TTTCCTGGAGTCTGTTGTTCTGTAAATCTCATAATTATGCACGCCTTGCAGGGTTCCTGTGCCAACAGTGTCTGCGTAACGCGGCGGATAGTAAGGAATAACCGGGAGATTTGACTGAAAATACAAACGAGATTGTCTCCATCTGTAGATTTTCACAGATATTATGACAACTAAACACGTTATGAAAAGAAATGAGACTGCAGCCAAGGCCAAGACCATATATAAAGTAAGGTTGTCGTTGTAGTCCTTGTCGTGCGGAAAGTCAGTGAACTCCGAGAGCACTTCAGGGAAGCTGTCCGCCACCGCCACGTTAACATTGACTGTAGCTGATCGAGAGGGCTGCCCGTTGTCCTCCACTACAACACTGAGTCTCTGTTTCACAGCATCTTTATCTGTCACTTGGCGCACAGTTcttatttctccattctgtaagCCCACTTCAAACAGCGCCCTGTCTGTGGCTTTCTGCAGTTTATATGAGAGCCAGGCATTCTGTCCAGAGTCCACATCAACAGCCACCACTTTAGTCACCAGATAACCCACGTCTGCAGAACGAGGCACTATTTCAGCCACCACAGAAGCGCCTGACTGGACCGGATACAGAACCTGAGGCGCGTTGTCATTCTGGTCCTGGACGTTAATGAGAACTGTAGCATTAGAACCAAGAGGTGGAGACCCTCCATCTTGCGCTCTTACCTGTATTTTGAATTCTTTCATCTGTTCATAGTCAAAAGATCGCACCGCCTGGATAATTCCACTGTCTGCGTTAACAGAGAAATACGATGAGACAGGAGAACCATTTACATCTGTATCTACCAGATAATACCCGATACGCGCGTTTTGCCCTGCGTCAGGATCTGTTGCTTCAAGAGACAGCAGAGAAACGCCGGGAGAATTATTctcaaatatatatgttttatattcatGTTGACTAAAGGCTGGAGCATTGtcgttaatatcagtaatatctAAAGTAATAGTTATTTTACTGAATAATGAGGGGCTGCCCTCGTCTGACGCAACTAATGTAAGGTTAAAACTGGAAACCTTTTCTCGGTCTAGTGGTGCATCGCTGACCAAAGTGTAGTACTTACGCGGTGATGGTTTAATTGTAAAGGGAGACATTTGTTCTAAACTTAAGCGGACCTGTCCATTTTTACCGGAATCTAAATCTTGGATGCTTATTAAAGCTACAACTGTGCCGGGCGGAGAATCCTCTTGTATTTTACCCGAGAAAGATGTCATTGTTACAAACGGGCTGTTGTCATTAACATCTACAACATCAATGAGTAATCTACTTGCACCGGTTAGACCCCATGGATCTTTAGCCTGCAAATTAAGTTCATATTGCTGAACTGTTTCAAAGTCTAAATTGCCAGTGAGTGTTACGTCACCAGTGGCTGCACTGATTTGGAAGAGGTGCGCTGCGTCCTCTCCCATATGAGTAAATGAATACGTGACATTGCGACTGTACCCTTCGTCTGCATCAGATGCACTTACTTTAGTAATCAACGTACCCTTTTCTGCGTTCTCAGCTACACTTGCTTTATATACTGTTTCGGTGAAAATGGGTGAATTATCATTGGCATCAAGAAGTTTAACGATTATTTTAACGGTACCAGAACGCGGTGGGTCTCCACCATCAATAGCCGTTAAAATAAGTGAATGCgcgctctgtttctctctgtccaGCGCTGACTGCAACACAATCTCTGTATATTTACTGCCGTCTGAGCGACTGTGttgctttaaattaaaattatcagTAGGTTTCAGACTGTAGCTCTGAAGAGAATTCAAACCGACATCTGGATCAGTCGCTGTGTCTAACAAGAAAATAGTGCCTATAGGTGTGGACTCGCTAATCTCTAAAATTATTTCTTTCTTAGAAAAAACGGGCGCATGATCATTGATG from Carassius carassius chromosome 29, fCarCar2.1, whole genome shotgun sequence harbors:
- the LOC132109885 gene encoding protocadherin gamma-A11-like isoform X29, with translation MQDNKGLQLRRCVKWQAEFSIFLLFVLNTVAGQIRYSIAEEMRPGLFVGDVAKDLGLDVKRLVSGRARLVIDDSRQYVELNRNKGHLVVKERIDREQLCGQKSPCSFGLEILLENPLEFFSITIEIQDINDHAPVFSKKEIILEISESTPIGTIFLLDTATDPDVGLNSLQSYSLKPTDNFNLKQHSRSDGSKYTEIVLQSALDREKQSAHSLILTAIDGGDPPRSGTVKIIVKLLDANDNSPIFTETVYKASVAENAEKGTLITKVSASDADEGYSRNVTYSFTHMGEDAAHLFQISAATGDVTLTGNLDFETVQQYELNLQAKDPWGLTGASRLLIDVVDVNDNSPFVTMTSFSGKIQEDSPPGTVVALISIQDLDSGKNGQVRLSLEQMSPFTIKPSPRKYYTLVSDAPLDREKVSSFNLTLVASDEGSPSLFSKITITLDITDINDNAPAFSQHEYKTYIFENNSPGVSLLSLEATDPDAGQNARIGYYLVDTDVNGSPVSSYFSVNADSGIIQAVRSFDYEQMKEFKIQVRAQDGGSPPLGSNATVLINVQDQNDNAPQVLYPVQSGASVVAEIVPRSADVGYLVTKVVAVDVDSGQNAWLSYKLQKATDRALFEVGLQNGEIRTVRQVTDKDAVKQRLSVVVEDNGQPSRSATVNVNVAVADSFPEVLSEFTDFPHDKDYNDNLTLYMVLALAAVSFLFITCLVVIISVKIYRWRQSRLYFQSNLPVIPYYPPRYADTVGTGTLQGVHNYEIYRTTDSRKSDVKYFGPIGQSLMSVDASGTETIPRKKRTIDCTEAGSTLQKPPSADWRFTQNQRPGPSGAAATPEVAVGTGPWPNPPTEAEQLQALMAAANEVSEATNTLGPGTMGLSTRYSPQFTLQHVPDYRQNVYIPGSTATLTSNQQQPQQALPPPQAAIAAAQSEPPKAAQTPASKKKSTKKEKK
- the LOC132109885 gene encoding protocadherin gamma-A11-like isoform X7; translated protein: MQDNKGLQLRRCVKWQAEFSIFLLFVLNTVAGQIRYSIAEEMRPGLFVGDVAKDLGLDVKRLVSGRARLVIDDSRQYVELNRNKGHLVVKERIDREQLCGQKSPCSFGLEILLENPLEFFSITIEIQDINDHAPVFSKKEIILEISESTPIGTIFLLDTATDPDVGLNSLQSYSLKPTDNFNLKQHSRSDGSKYTEIVLQSALDREKQSAHSLILTAIDGGDPPRSGTVKIIVKLLDANDNSPIFTETVYKASVAENAEKGTLITKVSASDADEGYSRNVTYSFTHMGEDAAHLFQISAATGDVTLTGNLDFETVQQYELNLQAKDPWGLTGASRLLIDVVDVNDNSPFVTMTSFSGKIQEDSPPGTVVALISIQDLDSGKNGQVRLSLEQMSPFTIKPSPRKYYTLVSDAPLDREKVSSFNLTLVASDEGSPSLFSKITITLDITDINDNAPAFSQHEYKTYIFENNSPGVSLLSLEATDPDAGQNARIGYYLVDTDVNGSPVSSYFSVNADSGIIQAVRSFDYEQMKEFKIQVRAQDGGSPPLGSNATVLINVQDQNDNAPQVLYPVQSGASVVAEIVPRSADVGYLVTKVVAVDVDSGQNAWLSYKLQKATDRALFEVGLQNGEIRTVRQVTDKDAVKQRLSVVVEDNGQPSRSATVNVNVAVADSFPEVLSEFTDFPHDKDYNDNLTLYMVLALAAVSFLFITCLVVIISVKIYRWRQSRLYFQSNLPVIPYYPPRYADTVGTGTLQGVHNYEIYRTTDSRKSDVKYFGPIGQSLMSVDASGTETIPRKKRTIDCTEAGSTLQKPPSADWRFTQNQRPGPSGSFRLQPTHVRWTPPSRLRAAATPEVAVGTGPWPNPPTEAEQLQALMAAANEVSEATNTLGPGTMGLSTRYSPQFTLQHVPDYRQNVYIPGSTATLTSNQQQPQQALPPPQAAIAAAQSEPPKAAQTPASKKKSTKKEKK